The Geobacter metallireducens GS-15 region GCCTCCCGCTGCTCCAGCTTCGGATACGGAGCCTGGGGGAACTGCCCTTCGATCTGGGTGATGTTGATCTTCTCCCCGGTGCAGTACATGAGATAGTAGATAGGGTTCAGCATGGAAAGCTTGAGCGGCAGCTGCTCATGCTTCTTGATGTTGTTGTGGGCGTAATCCTCGGCCCCGTTGCCGATCTCCTGCGCCGCCCAGTAGGTGCCGTTGGCCAGGATGTCGCCGATGCCGTCGCGATTGACGATTTTGTCGAGGAGGTAGAAGAATCTTTCTTCGTTCCCCTCGGGCAGGCCCGGGAAGTCGGAATCCTTGAGGATTCCCTTTTCCAGGAGTTCGAAGGCAAAAGCCATGACCTGCGGAGCGGAGAAGCCGTCAAGCCCGTACTCGGTGGCCTTCTGGGCGATCCGCAGGCCGAAATCCAGGTCCGAGTAGGCGGCCATGGTATAGGTGAGCTTGGTGAAGCACTTCATCATATAGGTGGGGAGCCCCTCCATGGAAATGGTGGCCCCGCACTTCATGGGACAGTTGTAACAGCTGATGAGGCGCGTGCGGGCCTTATCCATGGTTTTTTCCCAGGCGTGCGACACCTCGTCGGTCCAGAAGTCCTTCCGGCGGGTACGGGCGTTCCCCCAGTTGAAGTTCTCGGTGTGCCACTTTTCGTCATGGACCTTCATCTCCTGGGGCGACCCGAGGCCGGCCAGGATGGGCATCACGTCCGGAATCGGATTCTCTTCCCGGTGCTTGATGTAGTCGAGCACCTCGTTGCAGAGACCGATGTACTCCTCCGGCTTGGCCACACAGAGGTCCTTGGTCCCGCGCACCACGACGGCCTTGAGCCCCTTGTCCCCCATGACGGCGCCGATCCCGCCGCGGCTGGCGCTGGACCGCCCCTGCTCAATGGAGGCATAGAAGACCCGGTTCTCCCCGGCCTTGCCGATGGCGGCCACCTGGGCCCGCGGCTCGTTCAGCTCCTTCTTGATGATCTCCGCCGTTTCGATAGCCCCCTTCCCCTTCAGATGGGAGGCGTCACGGATCTCAACCTTGTCGTTGTTGATATAGAGATAGACCAGTTCCGGCGACTTACCGCGGAAGATAATCTTGTCGTAACCGGCATACTTCAGTTCCGGCGCCCAGAACCCCCCCATCATCGAGAAAGCCATCAACTTGGTCTGGGGAGAAACGGTGGAGACGATGGTGCGGTTGCATCCGGTTGCCGGCGTCCCGCACAACAGGCCTGCGGCGAAAATCAGGAGATTCTCCGGCGAGAATGGCTCGACCTCAGGGGGAACCCTGTCCCACAGGATCTTGGCATTGGTTCCCAGCCCACCGAGATACAGCTCGGTATCCCTCGGATCAGTTGCCACCCTCTCTATGCTTCCCTTGGTCAGATCAACTTCCAGCACATATCCGGTCTCTGCATACCTCATATTCTCACCCCTTCGTAGGTCACCTTGATACGGGCTCCGCTTATCGGGACCGAAGCCAACATTTGCCACACTTTAGTAATTTAGTACCACAATACCTATTTTACTGTCAAACGTTATTTGATTAGC contains the following coding sequences:
- a CDS encoding aldehyde ferredoxin oxidoreductase N-terminal domain-containing protein codes for the protein MRYAETGYVLEVDLTKGSIERVATDPRDTELYLGGLGTNAKILWDRVPPEVEPFSPENLLIFAAGLLCGTPATGCNRTIVSTVSPQTKLMAFSMMGGFWAPELKYAGYDKIIFRGKSPELVYLYINNDKVEIRDASHLKGKGAIETAEIIKKELNEPRAQVAAIGKAGENRVFYASIEQGRSSASRGGIGAVMGDKGLKAVVVRGTKDLCVAKPEEYIGLCNEVLDYIKHREENPIPDVMPILAGLGSPQEMKVHDEKWHTENFNWGNARTRRKDFWTDEVSHAWEKTMDKARTRLISCYNCPMKCGATISMEGLPTYMMKCFTKLTYTMAAYSDLDFGLRIAQKATEYGLDGFSAPQVMAFAFELLEKGILKDSDFPGLPEGNEERFFYLLDKIVNRDGIGDILANGTYWAAQEIGNGAEDYAHNNIKKHEQLPLKLSMLNPIYYLMYCTGEKINITQIEGQFPQAPYPKLEQREAFVEDWIQVPDEKFKKIFLEWEPRGEKSMPNFPTVDMCCDIVDWQEMMHYIDDALGQCAGLSSFPLKPPYHIHNYPKFIAAGAGIEMDTEKLKKAAKRYRTLVRAFNIRRGMRRVDEQPPANHWKNRFPELEKELLDSYYKLKGWNDDGIPTKETLDDLGLGYVGDEFIKRGILSAG